Genomic segment of Candidatus Cloacimonadota bacterium:
TCTAACATAGCGGGATTAGTTAAAATTAAAACAGTTCCGATAAAAGAAAAACGATTTTTACTTTATCTTGATCAAATCAAAGAACCGGGGAACCTTGGAACGATCATCAGAACAGCAACCGGAGCTGGTATTTCAGGAATTGTCATTTCCCCGGATTGTTGTGAAATATTCAATCCAAAAGTTATTCGAGCGTCAATGGGAACTGTTTTTTCCTTTCCTATCGAAATCCATGATCAGGAATGGCTAAAAAAACAGGAAAGTAAAATAATTGCCACAACAATGGAAAATGCAGAAAATCTTTTTGAACTCCAAAAATTCAACGATGACATTATCTTGGTTCTCGGTTCGGAAGCTGACGGTATTTCTAAAAAAATTATAGAAATTGCTGATCATAAA
This window contains:
- a CDS encoding RNA methyltransferase encodes the protein MKLSNNHLKELIRLKQKKYRELEGKVLVEGYRLIEQLHKNEIEIEEIFISNQKKYDWKKITCGKVFFAEQWQLEKFGSTKAPSNIAGLVKIKTVPIKEKRFLLYLDQIKEPGNLGTIIRTATGAGISGIVISPDCCEIFNPKVIRASMGTVFSFPIEIHDQEWLKKQESKIIATTMENAENLFELQKFNDDIILVLGSEADGISKKIIEIADHKIKIPVSNKIESLNVSVSAGICIYFLKDLQS